DNA from Daucus carota subsp. sativus chromosome 1, DH1 v3.0, whole genome shotgun sequence:
TGCATCTCTGATTAACCTCCttgaatacaaaaaatataattatgaaaacCATGTTATCATGCTATATTTTCTATACATCTGACACAAGTATCTGCATATGACCAAGTCAAGCTAAAAGATTTGTTCAAGTCTACAACTTGTATACATTTTAGTATAAGATAGATTGGGGAGACCAAGCAACAAGAAACTTGTACTTGAGAGGATACAGGAGTTAGAGCagttgatttatcaaaatcccAGATATTTTGGCGCTAAGAGCAGCAAAGGTTCCAACGTACTTGGAGCGAATTTTCTACCAAAAAGATAGCACACTGATGATTGCTGACCATTGTAAGTGCAGTTCTGATGTTCCAGGACTCTTTTCATGAATTCCTCGGTAATATCACCTCTTCCAAAGGTGGCAGGGTGAGGTCCGCCCCTCGACCAATCCACCCAAGTGATGCTTCTGTTTGCTAACATCGTTGGTGCTCGAATTGTCAGCATGGTGGGAAAGTAGTGCTCGTCCACATAACATGGAGGTCTGCAGAACTCCAAaaattttggataaaatttGTTGTCTTCCACTATACTGATGGCAAGCTTACGATTAACTTCAAACCATTGTGATCCTTTCCGCCATTCGCTAATGTTCACTTCAGGTAGCATGTTCTCCTTATAACGTCCTCTTCCATGAGGTCCCGGGTCATCAAATGCACCAATGAAACTATATTTGGATTTCATTAGGTACTGATAGGCAACAGTAAAATTGGAGAGTGGAGCGCACGACTCTGAGAGGAGAATGAACCATTCATTTGAGATGTCAAGCAAGGCATTAGCAAGAAGTCTTCTCTCAGCATCACATATACTCATCCTCCCCCATTCCGATACCTGCCTTGATGTAAAACATGATTCATGAAAAGATGAAGAACATTGTTATAGTACAAGATTAGCAACTAAAAACCGAGATGAACGTCATAACGAGGTAAAAACATATAGAAATCTGGTCTATGTAGCtgctatttaaaaataataactacCTACACAGTAGCACTCTATTTAGAAACTGAAAGGGACTAAGGAACCCGGCCTACTATTATCTAGACACCCACTTACAGCTTCAAATCTAAAGCAGTGatcaatttttttctttgtttaagCTTTTCCCTATATAATCTTTGTCTACAAAATAATGAATGTATACAAAAGCTGGTCAGAAGTCTCAAGTCATATAAATGGATACATCCTTATCTCATAAGGTAACCAACAAACGCTTTTCTGAGTTGAAAAGGTTCCTGCCCACCTAATCAATCTTTCTGATTTGCCTTTGTACCTTGCAACAACCATTCTTCCTTCACTGAATCCCTGATATAATGATCATGGCTAGTTAACTTGTGCCAACTTCAGTCCAGGCATGAATCATGATGGCCAATTTAAAGTGTGGTTCAAAAGCTTTTCAATGAAAACCCCACATAGGTCTATTATGCATCTATACTGATCTTGGTGCTATAGGTAGAACATAATTCATCTTTTGTAAAGGATCCCATACAATAAAACAAACAAGCAACATTACGTATGCAAACTAATAAGTCCACAAGCCAATTTTCTTTTATCATACTCCGGAAACTGAACTTCTCTCAGACAGATTATAAGCTGACTGAAGTCTAGACTATATCTGTCAGAATACCATGTAGGCAATTACCAAAATCCAAATCTACCCTCAAATTATATACTTTGCTGCTAAGCTA
Protein-coding regions in this window:
- the LOC108204963 gene encoding glycosyltransferase BC10; this encodes MQLRGSSLEEGKNPTVTVKINQPRVMPHRLLKLLLLFLVLCFIFSAVTISLIRHFGGQSIFVTNMSRTTFLSCIDEEPLNFDRWIRPPTNLLHSMNDSELLWRASFIPQRKEYPFKRVPKIAFMFLTKGPLPLAPIWERFFRGHDGLYSIYVHSLPSFKPQFPSSSVFYKRQIPSQVSEWGRMSICDAERRLLANALLDISNEWFILLSESCAPLSNFTVAYQYLMKSKYSFIGAFDDPGPHGRGRYKENMLPEVNISEWRKGSQWFEVNRKLAISIVEDNKFYPKFLEFCRPPCYVDEHYFPTMLTIRAPTMLANRSITWVDWSRGGPHPATFGRGDITEEFMKRVLEHQNCTYNGQQSSVCYLFGRKFAPSTLEPLLLLAPKYLGF